The genomic interval TCCTGTCGTAGAGCTCTTGGGCCGTCTTGGTCGTTTCCGCCAGCCGGTCGAAATCGCGAATGTACTGACGGGTCTCTTCGATGATTCGGGGACTATCGTCGTTCTCGGGTCGCTTGTGCGATGCGACGACTGCGCGCGGGCTGAGCGACTCGATCTTGTCGAGGGCGGCGATCCACTCCCGCCGTGTCTGCGGGTTGGACTCGACGAGGTAGAGGTGGACGTCGTTGTAGGCGGCATCGCCGGCGACTACCAGCCCGATCGAAGGCACATGCAGGCACGTCGTAAGGTCCGTGTCGGTGTGACCCAGCTCGACGACCACCAGCTCATGCCCTTCGAGATCGAGGACATTTCCGTCGAGCTCCTCCGCGATGACCAGCCTGTCCGGAATCTGGC from Candidatus Polarisedimenticolia bacterium carries:
- a CDS encoding MBL fold metallo-hydrolase produces the protein MVWPIGSPQRAKNLTTIYLTHGHGDHWFGVGTLLERFPGAKAVATPGTVKVMRLNVSPEILKLWQAGFPGQIPDRLVIAEELDGNVLDLEGHELVVVELGHTDTDLTTCLHVPSIGLVVAGDAAYNDVHLYLVESNPQTRREWIAALDKIESLSPRAVVASHKRPENDDSPRIIEETRQYIRDFDRLAETTKTAQELYDRMLEIYPDRVNPGWALWSSARAVKR